Proteins from a single region of Neodiprion virginianus isolate iyNeoVirg1 chromosome 4, iyNeoVirg1.1, whole genome shotgun sequence:
- the LOC124303099 gene encoding uncharacterized protein LOC124303099 — protein MKGPTVAVTILAFAVTCLAVPRNKRQAFDEPRISNEVIPGSIEVVDETSKVLITTPVTNPAPVETTKYPELDDAPTAKPGNKKKPNSASRPASDTFSRVIDDIFNIPISVLRAVNTLLSNAFGTKQGTPTAAEPSPTAA, from the exons ATGAAGGGACCTACCGTTGCTGTGACGATCCTGGCCTTTGCCGTTACCTGTTTGGCTGTACCTCGAAACAAGAGACAG GCATTTGATGAGCCTCGTATCAGTAACGAGGTGATTCCAGGCTCGATCGAGGTGGTGGATGAAACGTCGAAGGTCCTTATTACTACGCCAGTAACTAACCCAGCACCAGTCGAAACCACAAAGTATCCGGAACTCGATGACGCACCGACTGCAAAACcaggaaataagaaaaagcCAAACTCTGCTTCGCGTCCTGCCTCGGACACATTTTCCAGAGTTATTGACGACATATTCAAC ATTCCTATATCGGTTCTTCGGGCGGTGAACACTTTGCTCAGTAATGCTTTTGGAACCAAGCAAGGAACACCGACAGCCGCTGAACCCTCGCCGACAGCAGCTTAA
- the LOC124303093 gene encoding uncharacterized protein LOC124303093 isoform X1, with amino-acid sequence MFKLGLTLLTISVGTTLSRPSEQPTKFDLALAQDAVAETVSDATISTLQRGQEFVEQVADAIRFGRGRLVHSATMARNIIASMAEQFASEAENNVASAIAAKGDLIAEGRSILESLPKDSPVFFNILPPTVRETVRLESENGQGFLEKPKMSYIEGVLENFLRPTPLVDGIKESEKYGNSGDRFTGIGRAIVGGYEGFSNFLNAVVDFPVDAAKKTSRKLTETLNQFGARLIGLA; translated from the exons ATGTTCAAACTCGGGTTAACgcttcttacaattagtgtaGGAACCACATTGAGTAGACCAAGTGAACAGCCGACGAAATTTGATTTGGCACTGGCTCAAGATGCTGTTGCAGAAACTGTCAGTGATGCCACTATTTCAACACTACAGCGTGGACAG GAATTCGTAGAACAGGTTGCCGACGCGATCAGATTTGGGAGAGGAAGATTAGTCCATTCCGCGACAATGGCGAGAAACATCATTGCCTCAATGGCGGAG CAATTCGCCAGCGAAGCTGAGAACAACGTGGCGTCAGCGATAGCAGCGAAAGGGGATCTGATAGCGGAGGGACGCAGCATACTGGAGTCACTTCCAAAGGACTCTCCAGTCTTCTTCAATATCCTTCCGCCGACAGTAAGAGAGACGGTTCGTTTGGAAAGCGAAAATGGGCAGGGATTTTTGGAGAAACCGAAAATGAGCTACATTGAAGgagttttggaaaattttttgagacCGACGCCACTGGTCGATGGCATAAAGGAGAGTGAGAAGTACGGAAATTCGGGTGACAGGTTCACAGGAATCGGAAGAGCCATCGTTGGCGGATACGAAGGGTTCAGCAACTTCTTGAACGCCGTTGTTGAT TTTCCTGTCGATGCAGCCAAGAAGACTTCGCGTAAGTTGACAGAAACTCTGAACCAATTTGGAGCTCGCTTGATCGGCCTTGCGTAG
- the LOC124303093 gene encoding uncharacterized protein LOC124303093 isoform X2, producing the protein MFKLGLTLLTISVGTTLSRPSEQPTKFDLALAQDAVAETVSDATISTLQRGQQFASEAENNVASAIAAKGDLIAEGRSILESLPKDSPVFFNILPPTVRETVRLESENGQGFLEKPKMSYIEGVLENFLRPTPLVDGIKESEKYGNSGDRFTGIGRAIVGGYEGFSNFLNAVVDFPVDAAKKTSRKLTETLNQFGARLIGLA; encoded by the exons ATGTTCAAACTCGGGTTAACgcttcttacaattagtgtaGGAACCACATTGAGTAGACCAAGTGAACAGCCGACGAAATTTGATTTGGCACTGGCTCAAGATGCTGTTGCAGAAACTGTCAGTGATGCCACTATTTCAACACTACAGCGTGGACAG CAATTCGCCAGCGAAGCTGAGAACAACGTGGCGTCAGCGATAGCAGCGAAAGGGGATCTGATAGCGGAGGGACGCAGCATACTGGAGTCACTTCCAAAGGACTCTCCAGTCTTCTTCAATATCCTTCCGCCGACAGTAAGAGAGACGGTTCGTTTGGAAAGCGAAAATGGGCAGGGATTTTTGGAGAAACCGAAAATGAGCTACATTGAAGgagttttggaaaattttttgagacCGACGCCACTGGTCGATGGCATAAAGGAGAGTGAGAAGTACGGAAATTCGGGTGACAGGTTCACAGGAATCGGAAGAGCCATCGTTGGCGGATACGAAGGGTTCAGCAACTTCTTGAACGCCGTTGTTGAT TTTCCTGTCGATGCAGCCAAGAAGACTTCGCGTAAGTTGACAGAAACTCTGAACCAATTTGGAGCTCGCTTGATCGGCCTTGCGTAG
- the LOC124303092 gene encoding tetraspanin-9: MGRTGYTCIRHVFCSLNVLIWLCACGILGAGIWLRLAYSGYATLVPQYSFASADSILLAAGCVTFVVAFFGCCGAWFQSRCMLITYFSLVILMFLAEFMMGTLAFVFREHLSKSFKDELQFGIEKHYNASTEPGTLPVVWDHIHTEFHCCGVRDYTDWFRISAWPLEDRVPDSCCIKRTRYCGELDTEGKNKESWYKEGCASAIQMWLVTRLHVVGTVGLVVAFLQLFGLVASMILFCTVRHKRSSHTYKSYDTAT, encoded by the exons ATGGGCCGAACCGGGTACACGTGCATCAGACACGTCTTCTGCTCGCTGAATGTCCTTATTTGG CTTTGCGCCTGTGGCATCCTAGGCGCAGGTATTTGGCTCAGACTGGCCTACTCTGGATACGCAACGCTCGTCCCTCAGTACAGTTTCGCATCTGCCGATTCCATCCTGCTCGCCGCTGGTTGTGTCACCTTTGTGGTTGCCTTTTTCGGATGCTGCGGAGCATGGTTCCAGTCGAGATGCATGCTCATCACC TATTTCAGCTTGGTTATCTTGATGTTCCTCGCGGAGTTCATGATGGGGACATTGGCCTTCGTATTTCGTGAACATTTAAGCAAAAGCTTCAAAGACGAGCTGCAATTCGGTATAGAGAAACACTACAACGCCTCTACAGAGCCGGGAACTCTTCCTGTTGTCTGGGATCACATTCATACTGAG TTTCACTGTTGCGGCGTGAGGGATTACACGGATTGGTTTCGAATAAGCGCTTGGCCCCTGGAGGACCGGGTCCCAGACTCTTGCTGCATAAAGAGGACCCGATACTGCGGGGAGTTGGACACGGAGGGAAAAAATAAGGAATCCTGGTACAAAGAGGGCTGCGCATCGGCGATTCAGATGTGGCTTGTAACGCGTCTTCACGTGGTAGGAACGGTCGGTCTGGTCGTTGCATTTCTGCAATTATTCGGCCTGGTCGCCAGCATGATACTGTTTTGCACGGTGAGACATAAGAGATCTTCGCACACCTACAAGAGCTACGACACAGCGACCTAG